In Acidisarcina polymorpha, the DNA window AGCCTGCGCATCGATTGCGAAGATCGGCAGGGCGTCTACTACAGCGACTTTATGAACCTGCTCAAGATCGACGGAGTTTGGAAGGTCGTCGGCAAAGTATTCGAGGCTCAAGAAGGCGCTAGTACACGACTTAGTTGAGAACGAATGAAAATGATGCTTTCCGGCACCCTAACCCCTTTCCACCTACCCGAAGGACGAGGAACCTTACGATGATAGCGACATACTACAACGAGCGCGCTGAAGTGCGGGTTGGCGATCTGCCCCAGCC includes these proteins:
- a CDS encoding nuclear transport factor 2 family protein encodes the protein MGIGGAASLRIDCEDRQGVYYSDFMNLLKIDGVWKVVGKVFEAQEGASTRLS